One window of Anaerolineae bacterium genomic DNA carries:
- a CDS encoding Peptidyl-prolyl cis-trans isomerase PpiC, translating into MARNPKLYQQSKKHLARLERERRTNRMVIIGSVVAITLVVLIVGYGLLDQMVLSNLRPVAVVNGEKITTKEWQSMVRFTRQRVINQMVNILQNYQLFAQIYGNDPSFTSYYSSQLSQLQQQLSPDFIGQQVLDSMIESKLLEQEAKKRNVTISEEEIDKMIEEVFGYYRDGTPTLAPTQAELATSTLSPTQYALVSPTPTSTNTPLPSTTPTLSQTAIFTATQTQAAVTPTLTPTITPTFEPTLTPTPYTYEAFQAEYQDLLKSYQEDIQLNEQDVRNIIRNQLLYEKMQETILAELGVTPEQEVIWARHILVEDEATAQEVLSKLNAGEDWTSLAAEYSTDTSNKDNGGDLGWFYRGTMVSEFENAAFALKEIGEISQPVQTQFGFHIIQLLGRETRRLSDTEWEQFKTNQFQKWLSDLRASAKIEIDESWRERVPAEPPIPEEIDQAILALTSTQNQPLVQPTSEIPVESTPAP; encoded by the coding sequence ATGGCACGTAATCCCAAACTTTATCAACAAAGTAAAAAACACCTGGCGCGGCTGGAACGTGAACGGCGCACCAACCGCATGGTAATCATCGGAAGTGTTGTTGCTATCACCCTGGTTGTCTTAATCGTTGGCTATGGGCTACTGGATCAAATGGTATTAAGCAACCTTCGTCCTGTTGCGGTTGTCAACGGAGAGAAAATTACCACCAAAGAATGGCAATCCATGGTGCGCTTTACCCGTCAGCGGGTCATCAACCAAATGGTGAATATTTTACAAAACTATCAGCTCTTTGCCCAAATTTATGGTAATGATCCATCATTTACATCCTATTACTCTTCCCAACTCAGCCAACTGCAACAACAACTTTCCCCCGATTTTATCGGACAGCAAGTTCTAGACAGTATGATCGAGTCAAAGCTGCTCGAACAAGAAGCCAAAAAGCGAAATGTGACCATCAGTGAAGAAGAAATCGATAAAATGATCGAAGAGGTCTTCGGCTACTACCGCGATGGAACACCGACCCTTGCCCCTACCCAAGCCGAACTTGCCACTTCCACGCTCTCACCTACCCAATATGCACTGGTTTCACCAACCCCAACTTCAACCAACACCCCTCTCCCTTCTACCACTCCGACTTTGTCGCAGACAGCGATTTTTACGGCTACTCAAACCCAGGCTGCCGTCACTCCAACCCTGACCCCCACCATCACGCCAACTTTTGAGCCGACTCTTACACCAACACCATATACCTACGAAGCTTTCCAGGCTGAATACCAGGACCTGCTAAAAAGTTACCAGGAAGACATTCAACTGAACGAACAGGATGTCCGTAACATTATTCGTAACCAGTTGCTTTATGAAAAGATGCAAGAGACAATTCTGGCAGAGTTAGGCGTGACCCCAGAACAAGAAGTCATTTGGGCAAGACACATTCTGGTCGAGGATGAAGCCACTGCACAAGAGGTCTTGAGTAAACTCAACGCAGGCGAAGATTGGACAAGTTTAGCTGCTGAATACTCAACCGATACCAGTAATAAAGACAACGGCGGGGATTTGGGCTGGTTTTATCGCGGCACGATGGTCTCTGAATTCGAAAATGCCGCCTTTGCCCTGAAAGAAATCGGTGAGATAAGTCAGCCGGTGCAAACCCAGTTCGGCTTTCATATCATCCAATTGCTAGGTCGCGAAACTCGCCGCCTTTCGGACACTGAATGGGAGCAATTCAAAACCAACCAATTCCAGAAATGGTTATCCGACCTGCGCGCTTCAGCCAAAATCGAGATCGACGAGTCGTGGCGCGAGCGCGTTCCTGCAGAGCCACCTATTCCTGAAGAAATCGATCAAGCGATTTTGGCGCTAACCTCAACTCAAAATCAGCCTTTAGTCCAGCCGACAAGTGAAATACCCGTCGAAAGTACCCCTGCCCCTTAG
- a CDS encoding Chromosome partition protein smc, giving the protein MAQRLKSLELQGYKTFANKTLFVFSDAVTAIVGPNGSGKSNIADAIRWVLGEQSYTLLRGRKTEDMIFSGSDLRARAGMAQATMIFDNSGQWLPIEYSEVAITRRAYRDGQNEYLINGQRVRLKDVNELLARSGLSERTYTVIGQGLVDVALALKAEDRRQLFEEAAAISLYRDRREEALRRLDSTKRNIERVYDLLSEIEPRLKSLEKQVKRLEEYEQIRNLLKELLLEWYGFHWHREQKELILQKEYVKQREQAIEALRIQLNNKEQELAQIRAQISAKREQLAEWQQELNHLRESYHAYARQLAVLGERYEALRSARMNLTTEQNRLLEEQRYLEEKIQEARQEQFIIEREYEEIAARAQAARLNFEEQQKEYNDKKTALDALNVELNSLVRQSAEAEARLNEMTIRRKQRSHLIRERGEELSGLEQLLRTRQEELDQLSLDRAKTAQQLDEIQHAYEDLQREIKNLLNLKQEKQNERSKLDTERVKWSTQLTVLEEADQSLTDYSQAVQVLMREKEHKGVLGVLSSMLHIPAPYEAAVAALLGEFADTVLIRDIDSAISLADFLSKENLRGVLLPLEGQTVSTETPVLNKDGTIGWLKELIDIDPRYQQALDKIFYRVLLVENAEVAREYQRDLNDPPLIVTLNGELFYPQGLIVSAGKNEAGKLRRPREKREIQHRITLLSEQIQVLDQEVAELGRQIREYQEGQTSLQQKQAQVKEKLKIIEQRYNQSHQELERTRIRQEILRKQLSELQTEVRDLDTAIEKEKKKIQEFAQQIPGLEAKIREHSQRFAEVSLEQLQREVDQWEAYRKATERSLNSARSGMEERLRQLEMVKQNLHNLSKRQQEAERQISEVDGSIADLKSKEQECNQQQNEILAKIQPLMQAIEAADSQFEGLNSEVQELQRILLSQEQSFAQVRIALTRQQERFDALRRKIEEDFGLVAFEYEEDMSGQPPLPLDGMVETLPNIQQIPPDLEENIKRYRQQLRRLGPVNQESRAEYEQVKERYHFMQEQIADLLRAEADILELIQQLDQTIRKDFLRTYEAVAEEFKNIFMRLFKGGSARLFLTDSDDIANAGIEIEARLPGKRTQGLSLLSGGERSLTAVALIFALLKVSPTPFCVLDEVDAMLDEANVGRFQEILRELSQNTQFIIVTHNRNTVQVADIIYGVTLGRDSTSQVMSLKLEELDRVIGSG; this is encoded by the coding sequence ATGGCGCAACGCCTCAAGTCACTAGAATTGCAAGGTTATAAAACCTTTGCAAATAAGACTCTGTTCGTTTTTAGCGATGCGGTAACTGCAATCGTAGGTCCGAATGGATCAGGGAAATCCAATATCGCCGATGCCATCCGTTGGGTTTTAGGTGAACAATCTTACACCTTGCTCCGGGGACGTAAAACCGAAGATATGATATTTTCTGGGTCTGACCTGCGGGCAAGAGCCGGTATGGCACAGGCGACCATGATTTTTGATAATTCAGGTCAATGGCTGCCAATTGAATATAGTGAGGTGGCGATTACACGCCGCGCTTATCGCGATGGACAAAATGAATATCTGATCAACGGGCAAAGAGTGCGCCTGAAAGATGTCAATGAACTTCTGGCACGGTCGGGTTTATCTGAACGTACCTATACGGTTATTGGACAGGGATTGGTCGATGTAGCACTTGCCTTGAAAGCTGAGGATCGCCGACAATTATTTGAGGAAGCTGCGGCAATCAGTCTATATCGTGATCGGCGCGAAGAAGCTTTACGACGCCTGGATTCTACAAAAAGGAATATCGAAAGGGTATATGACCTATTATCGGAAATCGAACCCAGATTGAAAAGTTTGGAAAAGCAGGTTAAACGGCTCGAGGAATATGAACAAATCCGCAATCTTCTCAAAGAACTTTTACTGGAGTGGTATGGTTTTCATTGGCATCGCGAACAGAAAGAGCTCATTCTCCAGAAAGAGTATGTCAAACAACGCGAACAAGCCATTGAAGCGCTGCGAATCCAGTTAAATAACAAAGAACAAGAACTTGCCCAAATTCGGGCTCAAATATCAGCCAAACGGGAACAGCTAGCTGAATGGCAACAAGAGCTTAACCACTTAAGAGAGAGTTATCACGCATATGCACGTCAATTGGCAGTTTTGGGCGAACGGTATGAAGCTTTACGTTCTGCACGAATGAATTTAACTACAGAGCAAAACCGATTGCTTGAGGAACAGAGATATCTCGAAGAGAAAATTCAAGAAGCCCGGCAGGAACAATTCATAATTGAGAGAGAGTACGAAGAGATCGCCGCGCGCGCCCAGGCTGCCAGGTTGAATTTTGAAGAACAACAGAAAGAATACAACGATAAAAAAACTGCTCTGGATGCCCTGAATGTAGAACTCAATTCACTGGTCCGCCAATCTGCTGAAGCAGAAGCTCGCTTGAATGAGATGACAATCAGGCGGAAGCAACGCAGTCATCTTATCAGGGAAAGAGGAGAAGAATTGTCTGGCTTGGAGCAATTATTGCGTACCAGGCAGGAAGAGCTCGACCAATTGAGCCTGGATCGAGCAAAAACCGCTCAGCAACTGGACGAAATACAACACGCCTATGAAGATCTTCAGAGAGAGATCAAGAACCTCCTCAACCTAAAACAGGAAAAACAAAATGAGCGCTCGAAACTCGATACTGAACGGGTCAAATGGTCGACTCAACTGACTGTGCTTGAAGAGGCGGATCAATCCCTAACAGATTACAGTCAGGCTGTACAGGTTCTCATGCGCGAAAAAGAACATAAAGGGGTCTTGGGGGTTTTGAGTTCCATGCTGCATATTCCAGCGCCATACGAGGCGGCTGTTGCAGCCTTGTTGGGGGAGTTTGCAGATACTGTCTTGATCCGTGATATTGACTCGGCAATATCTTTGGCAGACTTTTTATCGAAAGAGAATTTGCGAGGTGTTTTACTGCCGTTAGAAGGGCAAACGGTCTCCACTGAAACACCTGTTTTAAACAAAGACGGTACGATAGGATGGCTAAAAGAGTTAATTGATATTGACCCGCGTTATCAACAGGCGTTGGATAAGATCTTCTATCGGGTGTTGTTGGTTGAAAATGCGGAGGTTGCGCGTGAATACCAGAGAGATCTAAATGATCCACCGCTCATTGTAACGCTCAATGGAGAATTGTTCTATCCACAGGGTTTGATTGTGAGCGCAGGTAAAAATGAGGCTGGAAAGCTACGGCGACCGCGCGAGAAGCGAGAGATTCAGCACAGGATCACTCTTTTAAGTGAGCAAATTCAGGTTCTCGATCAAGAAGTTGCTGAATTAGGGAGACAGATTAGGGAATATCAAGAAGGGCAAACCAGTCTTCAGCAGAAACAGGCGCAAGTGAAGGAAAAGCTGAAGATAATAGAGCAACGATACAATCAGTCCCATCAGGAGCTTGAAAGAACCCGCATCAGGCAAGAAATCCTGAGGAAGCAACTCAGCGAATTGCAAACCGAAGTTAGAGACCTGGATACAGCAATTGAGAAAGAAAAGAAAAAGATTCAGGAATTCGCCCAACAGATTCCTGGTCTTGAAGCTAAAATTCGTGAACACAGTCAACGTTTTGCTGAAGTTTCCCTTGAGCAGTTGCAAAGAGAAGTTGATCAATGGGAGGCATACCGAAAAGCAACTGAACGATCGTTGAACAGTGCTCGATCAGGTATGGAAGAACGCCTCCGTCAGCTTGAGATGGTAAAACAAAACCTTCACAATCTGAGCAAAAGACAACAAGAAGCTGAGCGACAGATCAGCGAGGTTGATGGGAGCATAGCTGACTTAAAATCCAAAGAGCAGGAATGCAACCAACAACAAAATGAAATCTTAGCCAAAATACAACCCTTGATGCAAGCAATCGAGGCTGCTGACAGTCAGTTTGAGGGTTTGAATAGCGAGGTTCAAGAATTACAGCGGATTCTCCTGAGTCAGGAACAGTCCTTTGCTCAGGTTCGCATTGCCCTTACCAGGCAGCAAGAACGTTTTGATGCGCTGCGGCGGAAGATCGAAGAGGATTTTGGTCTGGTGGCGTTTGAATACGAAGAGGATATGAGTGGACAACCCCCCTTACCACTGGATGGAATGGTGGAAACTTTACCCAATATCCAACAAATACCGCCTGATTTAGAAGAGAATATCAAGCGTTACCGTCAACAATTGCGCCGTCTCGGACCAGTGAACCAGGAGTCAAGAGCCGAGTATGAGCAAGTAAAAGAGCGCTATCATTTCATGCAAGAACAAATCGCAGATTTGTTGCGAGCAGAGGCCGATATCTTAGAACTCATCCAACAATTGGATCAAACGATTCGGAAGGATTTCTTAAGAACCTATGAGGCGGTAGCAGAGGAGTTTAAGAATATCTTTATGCGTCTTTTCAAAGGAGGAAGCGCCAGATTATTCTTAACCGACTCTGACGATATCGCTAACGCGGGCATCGAAATTGAGGCGCGTTTGCCTGGAAAACGTACGCAAGGATTGTCTTTGTTATCCGGTGGAGAACGAAGTCTAACTGCAGTGGCACTGATCTTTGCCTTATTAAAAGTTTCGCCTACTCCTTTTTGTGTCTTAGATGAAGTTGATGCAATGCTAGATGAAGCCAATGTTGGCCGTTTTCAAGAAATTCTTCGCGAACTAAGCCAGAACACGCAGTTTATTATTGTGACTCATAATCGAAATACTGTCCAGGTGGCGGATATTATTTATGGAGTGACACTGGGACGCGATTCGACCAGTCAGGTGATGAGCCTCAAGTTAGAAGAGTTAGATCGAGTGATTGGCTCGGGTTGA
- a CDS encoding Ribonuclease III, which produces MKQSIPIKDEYLLQRALTHRSYLNEHSEVIEDNERLEFLGDAVLDFFVADWVYHHFPEMAEGDLTKLRSALVKTEQLAEFARQLGLGEMMLLGKGEAESGGRNRANLLCATFEAVIGAIYLDGGIEEVQKFLKPIVEKTAEEIIAQNKEREPKSVLQEWAQSNGYGPPAYRTISVRGPEHAKTFEVEVYIGSLCYGRGEGPNKRVASKNAAKMALKSLGLDK; this is translated from the coding sequence ATGAAGCAATCTATACCCATTAAAGATGAATATTTATTACAAAGGGCGTTAACGCATCGCTCTTACTTAAACGAACATAGCGAAGTTATCGAGGATAACGAGCGCCTTGAGTTTTTAGGGGATGCAGTGCTGGATTTTTTTGTCGCTGATTGGGTTTATCATCATTTTCCTGAAATGGCTGAAGGAGATTTAACAAAACTGCGCTCGGCATTGGTGAAAACGGAACAGTTGGCAGAATTTGCCAGACAATTGGGTCTGGGAGAAATGATGCTTTTAGGAAAAGGCGAAGCCGAGTCGGGAGGGCGCAATCGCGCCAACTTGCTTTGTGCTACCTTCGAAGCGGTAATTGGAGCAATTTACCTGGATGGTGGAATCGAGGAAGTGCAAAAATTCCTTAAGCCAATTGTTGAAAAAACAGCCGAAGAGATCATTGCCCAAAATAAAGAAAGGGAACCAAAGAGTGTTTTACAAGAGTGGGCGCAATCGAATGGATATGGCCCGCCTGCTTATCGAACGATCTCGGTGCGTGGTCCCGAACATGCCAAGACATTTGAAGTTGAGGTTTACATTGGCTCCCTCTGTTATGGGAGAGGGGAAGGTCCGAACAAACGGGTAGCCTCGAAGAATGCCGCGAAAATGGCACTGAAATCTTTGGGATTGGATAAGTGA
- a CDS encoding Threonine synthase, translated as MLSIRCSNCGKSYPSEGAPERCVVCGGLYNLSDLPILEPPWDKDPSKGIWNYLQAEVFGKSQTVVTLGEGSTPLVWGNLETKNGIPIEVGFKCETFNPTGSFKDRGSAACIQFLVSRGIETIFEDSSGNAGASIAAYAARAGIKAHIYVPESASGAKKEQMLRVGAELHPIKGPRSGVTDALRRDLQTQNPRATCYASHAAMPFNLAGYATVAIELFEQMGSAPGSILLPAGQGGLLLGIAMGFEWLKERKKINPVPQIFGVQARACAPLWAVSSYGAAGLSWVSEGETIAEGIRIKYPLRGDAVLQAVERSGGSFFVVDDNDIKDGMRIAARMGLMIEATSAVVFPIILNYGHTLKQPIVAILTGSGYKSLELYEAIYTH; from the coding sequence ATGCTTTCTATCCGTTGTTCAAATTGTGGTAAGTCCTATCCATCGGAAGGCGCCCCGGAGCGATGTGTTGTTTGCGGTGGGCTGTATAACTTAAGTGATTTACCTATCCTCGAACCACCCTGGGATAAAGACCCTTCAAAAGGAATCTGGAATTATTTACAAGCTGAGGTGTTCGGTAAATCACAAACGGTGGTTACCTTAGGGGAAGGTTCAACGCCATTGGTTTGGGGGAACCTTGAAACGAAAAATGGAATACCCATTGAAGTTGGCTTCAAGTGCGAGACTTTCAACCCTACCGGGTCTTTCAAAGATCGGGGCAGTGCTGCCTGTATACAATTTCTTGTCAGTAGAGGTATTGAAACGATTTTTGAAGATTCTTCTGGAAACGCAGGGGCATCTATAGCAGCATATGCAGCTCGGGCGGGCATAAAAGCCCATATCTACGTGCCGGAGAGTGCATCGGGAGCAAAAAAGGAACAGATGTTGAGGGTTGGTGCCGAACTTCATCCGATTAAAGGCCCCCGGTCGGGCGTTACGGATGCATTAAGGCGTGATCTACAAACTCAAAATCCAAGAGCCACATGCTACGCCAGCCATGCTGCTATGCCGTTCAATCTTGCCGGTTATGCGACCGTAGCGATCGAGTTATTTGAGCAAATGGGTAGCGCACCTGGAAGCATTTTGTTACCAGCCGGGCAAGGAGGTCTGTTGTTAGGTATCGCAATGGGGTTTGAGTGGTTGAAAGAGCGCAAAAAGATCAATCCTGTCCCCCAAATTTTCGGTGTTCAAGCGCGAGCGTGTGCTCCCTTATGGGCGGTTTCATCTTATGGCGCTGCCGGATTATCTTGGGTTTCTGAGGGAGAGACGATCGCAGAAGGAATTCGCATCAAATATCCTCTGCGAGGGGATGCAGTTTTGCAAGCGGTTGAACGGAGCGGAGGCTCGTTTTTTGTGGTTGACGATAACGATATTAAGGATGGGATGAGGATTGCTGCCCGGATGGGCTTGATGATCGAAGCGACCTCGGCGGTCGTTTTCCCGATTATATTGAACTATGGGCATACCCTGAAGCAACCCATCGTGGCGATCCTCACCGGTTCAGGATATAAATCACTGGAGTTGTATGAAGCAATCTATACCCATTAA
- a CDS encoding Molybdenum cofactor biosynthesis protein MoaE: MNIRVLYFATYKQKIGKSEELFSFEEPINVRQFKEFLRERYPHLMLDFTSVLVSVNKEFAFDEDWLTDGAEVAIFPPVSGGEQKFPTILELTEQVFDVDQVLQKLVRPTTGGSCVFVGFVRQITDGEPKRETNYLEYEAYEEMAIEKMRQVADEMRQRWPLIEGVAIVQRLGHLNPGTPTILVACTAAHRDQGIFEAARYGIDRVKEIVPVWKKEVGAKGEYWVEGDYIPRKGE, translated from the coding sequence GTGAACATCCGGGTTCTTTATTTCGCCACTTATAAGCAGAAGATTGGAAAATCTGAAGAGCTTTTTTCATTTGAAGAACCTATAAATGTGCGCCAATTCAAAGAATTCTTGCGTGAACGCTATCCCCATCTTATGTTGGATTTTACGAGTGTTCTTGTCTCGGTCAACAAGGAGTTCGCCTTTGATGAGGATTGGCTAACCGATGGCGCAGAGGTGGCGATCTTTCCACCGGTTAGCGGTGGAGAGCAGAAATTTCCGACAATCCTCGAATTGACCGAACAAGTTTTCGATGTCGATCAGGTTTTACAAAAGCTGGTTCGTCCGACCACGGGAGGAAGTTGTGTTTTTGTTGGCTTTGTGCGCCAAATTACCGATGGAGAACCGAAGAGGGAAACCAACTATTTGGAGTATGAGGCTTATGAAGAGATGGCGATTGAAAAAATGCGTCAGGTAGCTGATGAGATGCGTCAACGCTGGCCATTGATTGAAGGTGTGGCAATCGTTCAACGCCTGGGACACCTGAATCCTGGCACGCCAACAATTTTGGTGGCGTGTACGGCTGCTCATCGCGATCAAGGCATTTTCGAAGCTGCTCGATATGGGATCGATCGGGTAAAAGAGATTGTTCCGGTCTGGAAGAAGGAAGTAGGGGCGAAGGGAGAATATTGGGTTGAGGGCGATTATATACCCAGGAAAGGGGAATAG
- a CDS encoding Molybdenum cofactor biosynthesis protein MoaC, producing MEPELTHLDSEGKARMVDVGDKSITERWAVARGEVFMRRETFEAIRGGMTKKGDLLNVARIAGIQAAKRTAELIPLCHPLYLDLIEVEVWMDESLPGVRIESKVRTHGKTGVEMEALTAVSVAALTVYDMAKAVEKTMRIQNIRLVEKHGGRSGDILNE from the coding sequence ATGGAACCTGAATTGACCCATCTGGATTCTGAAGGAAAAGCGCGCATGGTGGATGTGGGTGACAAGAGCATCACCGAGCGGTGGGCGGTGGCAAGGGGAGAAGTTTTCATGCGCCGGGAGACATTCGAAGCTATTCGGGGCGGGATGACGAAAAAAGGGGATCTTCTCAATGTTGCCCGCATTGCCGGCATTCAGGCAGCCAAAAGAACCGCTGAATTGATTCCACTTTGTCACCCGCTATATCTTGATTTGATCGAAGTTGAGGTGTGGATGGATGAGTCCTTACCTGGGGTTAGGATTGAATCTAAGGTAAGGACACATGGTAAAACGGGTGTAGAAATGGAAGCATTAACCGCAGTGAGTGTAGCTGCCTTGACTGTTTATGATATGGCAAAAGCTGTGGAAAAAACCATGCGCATCCAGAATATCCGACTGGTGGAAAAACATGGTGGACGCAGTGGAGATATTCTCAACGAGTAA
- a CDS encoding Signal recognition particle receptor protein FtsY, which yields MASIFSKWKAGLTKTSKATFNQLKSIFGGGDIDPATYEDLEALLIQADLGVDTTEEVIRALKQAQIDHNIIKSADLELFLRQELSKRIQAPPPIQLNCQPTVILIVGVNGSGKTTTIAKLAHRFRQQGRKVLLGAADTYRAAAIDQLQIWAERLGLPIIAGEPGADSGAVAYDTVQAAIARKADVVIIDTAGRLHTRYNLMEELKKVYRVIGKALPGAPHYVWLVLDATTGQNALQQARAFQQAVQINGVILAKLDSSARGGMAFAIQKELGVPIYFAGLGETFEDLEPFDPQAFLDGILAPTSS from the coding sequence GTGGCTAGTATCTTTAGTAAATGGAAAGCTGGACTCACCAAAACCAGCAAAGCAACCTTCAACCAGCTAAAATCTATCTTTGGTGGTGGAGACATTGACCCGGCAACTTACGAAGACCTGGAGGCACTTCTGATTCAGGCTGATTTAGGGGTTGACACAACCGAAGAGGTGATTCGTGCCCTGAAGCAAGCCCAAATTGATCATAATATTATTAAGAGTGCCGATTTGGAGCTCTTTCTGCGTCAGGAATTGAGCAAACGCATCCAAGCCCCGCCACCAATCCAATTGAATTGCCAGCCAACCGTTATCTTGATTGTCGGTGTAAATGGCTCTGGTAAAACAACTACCATTGCCAAACTTGCCCACCGCTTCCGTCAACAGGGACGAAAAGTACTGCTTGGCGCTGCCGACACTTATCGGGCAGCAGCAATTGATCAACTGCAAATCTGGGCAGAGCGTCTGGGACTTCCGATTATTGCCGGCGAACCTGGCGCTGATTCTGGCGCAGTAGCCTACGACACAGTTCAAGCTGCTATCGCTCGCAAAGCAGATGTGGTCATCATTGATACGGCAGGACGCCTACACACCCGATATAACCTCATGGAAGAGCTGAAAAAAGTATATCGGGTGATCGGAAAAGCCTTACCTGGCGCTCCCCACTATGTTTGGCTGGTTCTGGATGCAACCACCGGACAGAACGCCCTCCAACAGGCGCGTGCCTTTCAACAGGCTGTTCAGATCAATGGCGTGATTCTTGCCAAACTCGACTCTTCCGCCAGAGGCGGGATGGCATTTGCAATTCAAAAAGAACTCGGCGTCCCGATCTATTTTGCTGGTCTAGGTGAAACATTCGAAGACCTAGAGCCCTTCGATCCTCAAGCCTTTTTAGATGGTATCCTTGCCCCTACATCATCGTAA